A genome region from Synergistaceae bacterium includes the following:
- a CDS encoding YicC family protein, whose amino-acid sequence MFLSMTGFGRASRVFPWGTVTFELTSVNHRYQELSVRLPKELFSIEALIVSLLRTSLRRGKIRLSAEIDWASGCKAGRLDVEVLRSYCNCLQEAFGLTSSPSLSDLALFLTLPGVCDASRVGGENGENGEKEGEEEKGAWGLLIAAVVEALIEMKKYEGAKLEAAVQSDLQEFEGVVRALAARWKTASSEALETLKTRIEKVMERFGLEIDQNRVAQEVTLLADKWDVSEELARLASHISKFRETASGTESEGRKLDFLIQEMNREINTMGSKVGDAKFRWMIVDAKSCLERIREQIQNVE is encoded by the coding sequence ATGTTTTTGAGCATGACTGGTTTCGGCCGCGCCTCTCGCGTTTTTCCCTGGGGCACGGTTACCTTTGAGTTGACCTCGGTGAATCATCGCTATCAGGAGCTCAGTGTTCGATTGCCAAAGGAACTTTTCTCTATTGAGGCGTTGATCGTCTCATTGTTACGTACCTCTCTGAGAAGGGGCAAAATTCGCCTAAGCGCAGAGATCGATTGGGCCAGCGGGTGCAAAGCGGGAAGGCTGGATGTGGAAGTCTTGCGCTCATACTGCAACTGCCTGCAAGAGGCGTTCGGGTTGACGAGTAGCCCGTCCCTTTCCGACCTGGCCCTTTTTCTGACTCTGCCCGGCGTTTGCGATGCCTCGCGAGTCGGCGGCGAAAACGGCGAAAACGGCGAAAAGGAAGGAGAAGAGGAAAAGGGAGCCTGGGGGCTTCTCATCGCGGCGGTGGTGGAGGCTCTAATAGAAATGAAAAAATACGAAGGCGCGAAGCTGGAGGCGGCCGTCCAGTCGGACCTCCAGGAGTTCGAAGGAGTGGTCCGCGCCCTTGCAGCACGGTGGAAAACAGCTTCCTCCGAGGCGTTGGAGACGTTGAAGACCCGCATAGAGAAGGTCATGGAGCGTTTCGGTCTGGAAATCGATCAAAATCGCGTCGCCCAGGAGGTCACCCTTCTCGCGGACAAGTGGGACGTTTCTGAGGAACTGGCGCGCCTTGCCAGCCACATCTCGAAATTCAGAGAGACGGCGTCGGGCACGGAGTCCGAGGGGAGAAAGCTCGACTTTTTGATTCAAGAGATGAACCGAGAGATCAATACGATGGGCTCCAAGGTGGGCGACGCAAAGTTTCGCTGGATGATCGTGGACGCGAAATCCTGTCTTGAACGTATACGCGAACAAATACAAAACGTAGAATAA
- a CDS encoding 1-acyl-sn-glycerol-3-phosphate acyltransferase → MRFENMFYFVVRMFFQFFFLLYNRLAIKWTEPLPKGKNVIVACNHCSNLDPLIVGVAFPRRLRYFAKEELFRPFLFGRIIRILGAVPVSRADKAAAAAALKGFFKFLKEGQDVLIFPEGARSSSGKLQPLEGGVGLIAAHAEAVILPAFVKGTYDAMSPGSSIIKPKKITVTFGKPLSFDPEFYKSKGARDKIMTDLRNSLLALEAASS, encoded by the coding sequence GTGAGGTTCGAGAATATGTTTTACTTCGTAGTGCGGATGTTTTTTCAGTTTTTTTTCCTGCTGTATAATCGCCTTGCCATCAAGTGGACGGAACCCCTTCCGAAAGGCAAAAATGTCATTGTCGCCTGTAATCATTGCAGCAACTTAGATCCTTTAATTGTGGGCGTGGCTTTTCCCCGCCGTTTGCGTTATTTCGCCAAGGAAGAACTCTTTCGCCCATTTCTTTTTGGACGCATTATACGGATTTTGGGCGCTGTTCCCGTTTCACGGGCCGACAAAGCAGCAGCAGCAGCAGCTCTCAAGGGTTTTTTCAAATTTTTGAAAGAAGGGCAGGACGTCCTCATTTTCCCGGAGGGGGCTCGGTCTTCAAGTGGGAAATTACAACCCTTGGAAGGAGGGGTGGGTTTGATCGCCGCTCACGCGGAGGCGGTTATTTTGCCCGCGTTTGTCAAAGGGACCTACGACGCCATGTCGCCGGGCTCCAGCATAATCAAGCCCAAGAAAATAACCGTGACTTTCGGGAAGCCACTGAGTTTCGACCCTGAGTTTTATAAAAGCAAAGGAGCCCGTGATAAAATCATGACGGACCTGAGAAATTCCCTGCTCGCTCTTGAGGCCGCCAGCTCGTGA
- the cmk gene encoding (d)CMP kinase — MSFVVTVDGPAGAGKSSVAKRLAKLLNIRYLDTGAIYRAVAYFLDKKGVVPSEGPALKENVTSIGVRIEGESLFVNGEEVTQFIRSQNVDCIVSRYAALETVRNALLNLQRNQAKDGALIAEGRDTGSVVFPDADIKFFLTASLEARAKRRYQELLGRGEAVVYQDVVRQMYERDRTDSHREIAPLREPRGAIRIDTSSMEENKVVNELAFIIRSRITQDFA, encoded by the coding sequence ATGAGCTTTGTTGTCACTGTGGACGGCCCCGCGGGAGCGGGAAAAAGTTCGGTAGCCAAGCGTTTGGCCAAACTATTGAACATCCGCTACCTGGACACGGGGGCTATTTACCGCGCTGTCGCCTATTTTTTGGATAAAAAAGGCGTCGTTCCCAGCGAAGGCCCGGCACTGAAGGAGAACGTGACATCCATAGGCGTTCGTATCGAGGGGGAAAGCCTTTTCGTCAACGGTGAAGAGGTGACTCAGTTTATACGCTCTCAAAATGTGGATTGTATTGTCTCCCGGTACGCGGCCCTTGAAACCGTACGAAACGCTCTGCTGAACCTGCAACGAAACCAGGCGAAGGATGGAGCGCTGATTGCGGAGGGACGCGATACAGGTAGTGTCGTTTTTCCAGACGCGGATATAAAGTTTTTTTTGACCGCTTCTCTAGAGGCTAGGGCGAAGCGCCGTTATCAAGAGCTTTTGGGAAGGGGAGAGGCTGTCGTCTATCAAGACGTAGTGCGTCAGATGTACGAACGAGACCGGACCGATAGTCATCGCGAGATCGCGCCCCTGCGAGAACCCAGAGGGGCTATTCGGATCGACACCTCCTCGATGGAAGAAAACAAGGTTGTGAACGAACTGGCTTTTATCATACGGAGTCGGATCACGCAAGATTTCGCCTAA
- a CDS encoding HDOD domain-containing protein: protein MSEIDERSRELIKTRIINKMKEIKSFPQFVVETLRKLNDPASSASDVGASLSRDEGLVLRTLKLANSAAYGMSRNISDISEAIALLGYKNISNIVLAATVYSVMDKGLSGYALDRGDLWRHSLTTAYAARYIAQATKKVPPEEAYVGGLLHDIGKVVLNDYVRFGYGIILKLVEEERIPFIDAEVRVLGFDHSVVGSLLVERWDLPEAYYYSTLLHHRPNDLLPDKAKFQSVVDVVTVANSMCLMMGIGIGADGLQNYVYPEPIERLGIENYEVLMSELVDFAGQAAQEMADMREL from the coding sequence ATGAGTGAAATAGACGAACGTTCGAGAGAGCTGATTAAAACACGTATCATCAATAAGATGAAAGAAATTAAGTCATTTCCTCAATTTGTGGTAGAAACGCTACGAAAACTCAACGACCCCGCCAGTAGTGCTTCGGACGTGGGCGCAAGCCTGTCTAGGGATGAAGGTTTAGTCCTCCGCACGTTGAAATTGGCTAACTCGGCTGCTTATGGCATGTCGAGGAACATCTCCGATATTTCGGAGGCTATCGCGCTTCTGGGCTATAAGAACATCAGCAATATTGTTCTTGCCGCTACGGTTTATTCTGTTATGGACAAGGGGCTTTCGGGTTATGCTCTCGACCGTGGAGACCTATGGCGCCATTCATTGACGACGGCCTACGCCGCTCGGTATATCGCCCAGGCGACGAAAAAAGTTCCGCCAGAGGAAGCCTATGTGGGGGGGCTCCTTCACGACATCGGCAAAGTGGTGTTGAACGACTACGTGCGCTTCGGGTACGGCATCATCCTAAAGCTGGTGGAGGAAGAGCGCATCCCCTTCATCGACGCCGAGGTGAGGGTTCTGGGCTTCGACCATTCCGTGGTGGGTTCTCTTTTGGTGGAGCGGTGGGATCTTCCCGAAGCCTATTATTATTCGACGTTGTTGCATCACAGACCTAACGACTTGCTGCCTGACAAAGCAAAATTTCAGTCTGTGGTGGACGTTGTCACCGTGGCTAATTCCATGTGCTTGATGATGGGAATTGGGATCGGGGCGGACGGATTGCAAAACTATGTCTACCCGGAACCCATCGAGCGCCTGGGTATCGAGAACTACGAAGTCCTCATGTCGGAACTAGTCGATTTTGCGGGACAGGCGGCGCAGGAAATGGCAGACATGAGGGAACTGTAG
- a CDS encoding pseudouridine synthase encodes MWGKPMRLNAFLAECGVSSRRKAEQLILNGEIRVNGKIVLAPYLSVTPGVDMVEYQGKNLEALPKVYLAMNKPPGVVCAVTDKYDPVVVGLLPQEMKNARVFPVGRLDRDSEGLLILTNDGSFAQSIQHPSKNVTKEYEILLNLEINHKQLKRWRSGFEIEGKLVKPIEVETMWKEPQGRWLRVVVGEGLKREVRTMAKLAGFSVLVLVRRKVGYLILKKLQLGEFVELSFSDLCTRIFKGGSV; translated from the coding sequence ATGTGGGGCAAACCGATGCGTCTTAACGCGTTTTTGGCCGAGTGCGGCGTATCCTCCAGGCGTAAGGCGGAACAGTTGATCCTGAACGGGGAGATACGCGTCAATGGTAAGATCGTCTTGGCCCCGTATCTGTCCGTAACGCCAGGAGTGGACATGGTGGAATACCAAGGGAAAAACCTGGAAGCGCTTCCGAAGGTCTACCTGGCGATGAACAAGCCTCCGGGGGTGGTGTGCGCTGTCACCGACAAATACGACCCCGTGGTGGTGGGTTTATTGCCCCAGGAGATGAAAAACGCCCGAGTATTTCCGGTGGGGCGACTGGACAGGGACAGTGAAGGACTGTTAATCTTGACCAACGACGGTTCTTTTGCCCAGAGCATTCAACATCCTTCCAAGAATGTGACGAAAGAATACGAAATTCTTTTGAACTTGGAGATTAACCACAAGCAATTGAAGCGCTGGAGATCGGGATTCGAGATAGAGGGAAAACTCGTGAAACCTATCGAGGTGGAGACGATGTGGAAAGAGCCCCAGGGGAGGTGGTTGCGTGTTGTCGTCGGCGAGGGATTGAAGCGGGAAGTTCGTACTATGGCGAAGCTGGCCGGGTTCAGCGTGTTGGTTTTGGTTAGGCGCAAGGTAGGATATCTGATTCTGAAGAAGCTGCAATTGGGCGAGTTTGTAGAATTGTCTTTTTCCGACCTGTGCACTAGAATATTTAAAGGCGGATCAGTTTAG
- the scpB gene encoding SMC-Scp complex subunit ScpB, with product MSGSSRKTVDPKSLSVLAAQIEALLFLASTPVPESELKAVFGLSGQEITSALRELEEHLASGHGLVLKVLAGGWLLETNPHFAEVMALFRDTTQRGRIKLSKAAVETLSVVAYNQPVTRSEVEDLRGVRCERVIETLLSHGLIRISGRKKASGSPLLYRTTGRFLEIFGLGAVADLPTLKELDELGADPEEAEAAGVTEIAEKDTDVGQTDAS from the coding sequence ATGTCAGGATCCTCGCGAAAGACCGTTGACCCGAAATCGCTGTCAGTTTTGGCCGCGCAAATTGAGGCGTTGCTCTTTCTCGCCTCCACGCCCGTTCCAGAGAGCGAGTTGAAGGCCGTTTTTGGCCTTTCAGGACAGGAGATCACCTCCGCTCTGAGGGAGCTGGAAGAGCACCTCGCCTCAGGGCATGGGCTCGTCCTAAAGGTCTTGGCGGGGGGGTGGCTTTTGGAGACCAATCCCCATTTCGCGGAGGTGATGGCACTTTTCCGGGACACTACTCAGCGAGGGCGGATTAAGCTCAGCAAGGCGGCGGTCGAGACTCTTTCGGTGGTCGCCTACAATCAACCCGTCACGCGAAGCGAGGTAGAGGACTTGCGGGGTGTGCGATGTGAACGAGTCATAGAGACACTTTTGTCTCACGGACTCATTCGTATATCGGGGCGAAAGAAGGCCAGTGGTTCTCCGCTCCTCTATCGCACCACCGGCCGATTTCTCGAAATTTTCGGCCTCGGAGCCGTTGCGGATCTCCCCACGTTGAAAGAGCTGGATGAACTAGGGGCCGACCCGGAGGAGGCGGAGGCAGCCGGGGTAACCGAGATAGCGGAGAAAGACACCGATGTGGGGCAAACCGATGCGTCTTAA
- a CDS encoding segregation/condensation protein A, with protein MPKEIVEIVIEGFSGPLDLLCHLVENRQMQASKIKMTQLVRIYGAYLSKTKKASMDTLSEFFFMMARLLLHKTLSLLPTPLSTPEGLFEESTSGDADLEISGEELLERLTRYRPYRLATAWLEERKTRENRYYRRTVPKEEAYQGEPTYDIGDLYFLSRVWWGLLEKKAARPALSSFASEDEDIEEEWDGMPEALPEESQIQSRIAELENKLAVGSQLSLNVLWALSPSVKVLVVTLLAVLEMCRMGKVTIEQDALFSDVRILAKDR; from the coding sequence ATGCCGAAGGAAATTGTCGAGATTGTCATTGAGGGGTTTTCCGGCCCTCTGGATTTGTTGTGTCACCTGGTGGAAAACCGCCAGATGCAGGCATCCAAGATCAAAATGACGCAGTTGGTGCGTATTTACGGAGCGTATCTTTCAAAAACAAAAAAGGCTTCGATGGACACGTTGTCAGAGTTTTTCTTTATGATGGCGCGGCTTTTGTTGCACAAAACCCTTTCTCTTCTGCCGACCCCTCTGTCTACCCCGGAGGGACTTTTCGAGGAGAGCACAAGCGGAGACGCGGACCTGGAAATAAGCGGAGAAGAGCTGCTCGAACGCCTGACGCGATACCGCCCCTATCGCTTGGCGACTGCTTGGTTGGAGGAGCGGAAGACGCGCGAAAACCGCTATTATCGGCGTACCGTACCCAAAGAGGAGGCCTATCAGGGTGAACCCACTTACGACATTGGAGATCTTTATTTTCTCAGCCGCGTCTGGTGGGGACTGCTGGAGAAAAAGGCGGCTCGTCCCGCTTTGTCCAGTTTCGCCTCCGAGGATGAGGATATCGAAGAAGAATGGGACGGGATGCCCGAAGCTCTGCCCGAAGAATCCCAGATTCAAAGCCGCATCGCGGAGTTGGAGAACAAGCTGGCCGTGGGTTCTCAGCTTTCGCTCAACGTTTTATGGGCCTTGTCCCCGTCCGTCAAGGTGTTGGTGGTGACCTTGCTGGCCGTTCTGGAGATGTGCCGCATGGGTAAAGTCACGATAGAACAGGACGCTCTTTTTTCCGATGTCAGGATCCTCGCGAAAGACCGTTGA
- the trpS gene encoding tryptophan--tRNA ligase, with translation MNVVVEMNKESRQKSKGRVFSGMRPTGPLHLGHLAGALTNWVDLQEQYECFYSVADWHALMSDYADSSKTRQNCMSILLDWLSVGLDPEKSCLFVQSHVPQHAELALALGMITPLGWLYRVPTYKEQIQNLQSKDLSTYAFLGYPVLMAADILLYKADKVPVGEDQSAHMELAREIARRFNHFFGEKILPEPQTILTLTPKVPGTDGRKMSKSYGNSLYISEDTKSMWDKLRTMLTDPAREKRTDPGDPEKCPVWDIQKVFNKDAEQRAEIDKGCRTAGIGCVDCKKMLNTHLVVMMEPMRERRLRYEKDPAVLTDILAEGGKQAEIVARETMEEIYPAMGLLPLIR, from the coding sequence ATGAACGTGGTTGTTGAAATGAACAAGGAAAGCAGACAAAAAAGCAAGGGCAGAGTTTTCAGCGGCATGAGACCCACCGGGCCGCTGCATCTTGGACACTTGGCGGGGGCTTTGACGAACTGGGTGGACCTTCAGGAGCAGTACGAGTGTTTTTACAGTGTCGCGGACTGGCACGCCCTGATGTCCGACTACGCGGATTCGAGCAAAACGCGTCAGAACTGCATGAGTATTTTACTGGACTGGCTCTCTGTGGGGCTCGACCCCGAGAAAAGCTGTCTTTTCGTCCAATCTCACGTACCTCAGCACGCGGAGCTGGCTCTCGCGTTGGGGATGATCACGCCCTTGGGTTGGCTTTACCGAGTCCCCACTTATAAAGAACAGATCCAAAACCTTCAGAGCAAAGACCTGAGTACCTACGCTTTTTTGGGCTATCCCGTCCTGATGGCCGCGGACATCCTGCTGTACAAGGCGGACAAGGTTCCGGTGGGGGAAGACCAGAGCGCGCACATGGAGTTGGCCCGCGAAATCGCGCGGCGTTTCAACCATTTTTTCGGAGAGAAGATCCTGCCCGAGCCTCAGACCATTTTGACGCTCACTCCAAAAGTTCCCGGCACCGACGGGAGGAAGATGAGCAAGTCCTATGGTAACTCTCTCTACATTTCAGAGGACACCAAGTCCATGTGGGACAAACTTCGGACCATGCTCACAGACCCGGCACGGGAAAAGCGCACGGACCCTGGCGACCCGGAAAAGTGCCCCGTGTGGGATATCCAGAAGGTTTTCAACAAAGACGCCGAACAGCGGGCGGAAATCGACAAGGGTTGCCGCACCGCGGGGATCGGCTGCGTCGATTGCAAGAAAATGCTCAATACCCATCTTGTGGTGATGATGGAACCGATGCGTGAGCGGCGTCTTCGGTACGAAAAAGACCCCGCTGTTTTGACCGATATTTTGGCGGAGGGAGGAAAACAGGCGGAGATCGTGGCTAGGGAGACCATGGAGGAAATCTACCCCGCTATGGGGCTGCTCCCGCTGATTCGTTGA
- a CDS encoding Nif3-like dinuclear metal center hexameric protein, which translates to MGYVKVRDILARIDAIAPFRLAEEWDNVGLMVGDTEWDIHHLGLTLDPLPDAMEEAFRKGCQGILTHHPLFFKPTHSIDLSSTLGRTIQMAIKGEMVVLTAHTNWDNAESGVSRVLAKKLRLNTITPLVQAKLVQAKEEVGGAGAVGDLAAETSIREVLDRVKRAWNLTWLDYYGPVDGNVTRIALCGGSGGNLWPKALAMKADLYVTADMKYHDIIDCLRAGLPVAIVDHGEMESVTLVELAWYLSVPGDLELMLLDCRALDTPLRL; encoded by the coding sequence GTGGGGTACGTGAAAGTCCGGGATATCCTTGCGAGAATCGATGCTATCGCCCCGTTCCGGTTGGCGGAGGAATGGGACAATGTGGGGCTGATGGTGGGAGATACTGAATGGGATATTCATCATCTGGGGCTCACGCTAGACCCTCTGCCTGATGCAATGGAAGAAGCCTTCCGCAAGGGATGTCAAGGCATACTCACCCATCATCCGCTTTTTTTCAAGCCCACTCACAGCATCGACCTGTCCTCCACCCTGGGGAGAACGATACAGATGGCGATCAAGGGAGAAATGGTGGTATTGACAGCCCACACCAACTGGGACAACGCGGAGAGCGGCGTCAGCCGGGTGTTGGCCAAAAAACTCAGGCTGAACACTATCACTCCCCTCGTTCAAGCCAAGCTCGTTCAAGCCAAGGAGGAAGTGGGGGGGGCGGGAGCCGTGGGAGACCTGGCCGCAGAAACCTCCATTCGCGAGGTCCTCGACAGGGTGAAAAGAGCGTGGAACTTGACGTGGCTCGACTATTACGGCCCGGTGGATGGCAATGTCACGCGGATCGCGTTGTGTGGAGGTTCGGGAGGAAATTTGTGGCCCAAAGCCCTGGCCATGAAAGCAGACCTCTACGTTACGGCGGACATGAAATACCACGATATCATTGATTGCCTACGCGCTGGGCTTCCGGTGGCCATCGTCGATCACGGAGAAATGGAAAGCGTGACCTTGGTGGAGCTAGCGTGGTATCTGTCGGTCCCAGGAGATCTAGAGCTAATGCTTCTCGATTGCAGAGCGCTCGACACGCCTTTGCGTCTTTAA
- the leuS gene encoding leucine--tRNA ligase, with amino-acid sequence MGYDFQAIESKWQKIWEERKSFEVETSPGKTKFYCLEMFPYPSGALHMGHIRNYSMGDILARFLRKKGLNVLYPMGFDAFGMPAENAAIKYKTKPHDWTWENIEYMTAQLKRMGYSYDWRRRVETCNPTYYRWNQWLFLQMYKKGLVYRKNAPVNWCESCGTVLANEQVLNGACWRCETPVVKKSLEQWFIKITDYAQELLDNIDTQLTGWPERVRIMQRNWIGRSEGARLSFRVAELDYTIEAFTTRFDTVYGITFIALAPEHELVKAMIDKLTEVNKEVNKEVNKEVNKEKAKEMSDFVAKVMAQNAIERSAVGGEKLGFKTPFTGAHPVTGKPIPIWIANYILMDYGTGAIMGVPAHDQRDFEFCRKYNIEIIPVIQPEDAGDAPLDGATMEVAFEDDGVSCNSGQFDGLPTQKAIQAMIDWGEREDLCKREVNFRLRDWLISRQRYWGTPIPFVHCPKCGVVPVPEDQLPVLLPEDVEVVDVGRSPLLDLPEWLETTCPTCGGKARREAETMDTFFCSSWYFDRYCSPNHDNAPFDPTDTNYWMPVDQYIGGIEHACLHLIYARFFTMFLSDIGLMKPEVREPFTNLLTQGMVIKEGAKMSKSLGNVVDPTEIVNKYGADTVRLFILFAAPPQNDLDWSEQGVEGAHRFLGRVWRFVEENLESLTRKNTLTDPVPMASLSDSAQRDFKRKIHNTIFAVTRDIDQEKQFNTAIARLMELTNALYTFAPKLEPTDDVGHRLLREAVDVLLNCLSPFSPHIAEELWQMLGNGNENLLSRTPWPVPEDDALVADSVTIVVQVNGKVRAKLPMAAGLDEAQLKEAVFAAPQVQEKIADKEILKIIVVPDKLVNIVVKG; translated from the coding sequence ATGGGCTATGACTTTCAGGCGATAGAGTCAAAGTGGCAAAAAATATGGGAGGAACGAAAGAGCTTCGAGGTGGAGACCAGTCCGGGCAAAACTAAATTTTACTGCTTGGAGATGTTTCCCTATCCCAGCGGTGCCTTGCATATGGGACACATACGCAACTACTCTATGGGAGATATCCTTGCCCGTTTCCTCCGCAAAAAAGGACTGAACGTGCTTTACCCGATGGGCTTCGACGCCTTCGGGATGCCGGCGGAAAACGCCGCCATCAAATATAAGACGAAACCCCACGATTGGACCTGGGAGAACATCGAGTACATGACGGCGCAGCTCAAGCGTATGGGCTACAGCTACGACTGGAGACGACGAGTGGAGACCTGTAATCCTACCTACTATCGTTGGAATCAGTGGTTGTTCTTGCAGATGTATAAAAAAGGGCTGGTCTACCGTAAAAACGCGCCCGTCAACTGGTGCGAGTCCTGCGGCACGGTCCTGGCCAACGAGCAGGTGCTGAACGGGGCCTGCTGGCGCTGCGAGACACCCGTCGTCAAGAAAAGCCTGGAGCAGTGGTTCATCAAGATCACCGACTACGCTCAAGAACTTCTGGACAACATCGACACTCAGCTCACTGGATGGCCGGAGCGCGTTCGCATCATGCAGCGCAACTGGATAGGGCGCTCGGAGGGCGCGAGGCTCTCTTTTCGGGTGGCGGAACTGGACTACACCATTGAGGCGTTTACCACTCGCTTCGACACGGTGTACGGCATCACCTTCATCGCCCTGGCTCCAGAGCACGAGCTGGTCAAGGCCATGATCGACAAGCTGACTGAAGTAAATAAAGAAGTGAACAAAGAAGTAAATAAAGAAGTAAATAAAGAAAAAGCCAAAGAAATGTCCGACTTCGTGGCGAAGGTCATGGCCCAAAACGCTATCGAACGCTCCGCCGTCGGAGGAGAGAAGCTGGGTTTCAAAACACCTTTTACCGGCGCTCACCCCGTTACGGGTAAACCCATTCCCATCTGGATCGCCAACTACATCTTGATGGACTACGGTACAGGAGCCATCATGGGCGTTCCCGCTCACGATCAGCGGGACTTCGAGTTCTGCCGCAAATATAACATCGAGATCATCCCGGTCATTCAGCCGGAAGACGCTGGGGACGCGCCTCTCGATGGGGCCACGATGGAGGTCGCTTTCGAGGATGACGGAGTCAGTTGCAACTCCGGGCAGTTCGACGGGCTTCCGACGCAGAAGGCTATTCAGGCGATGATCGACTGGGGCGAGCGGGAAGACCTCTGCAAGCGGGAGGTGAACTTTCGTCTGCGGGACTGGTTGATCTCACGCCAGCGCTACTGGGGAACGCCGATTCCCTTCGTGCACTGCCCCAAGTGCGGTGTCGTTCCCGTGCCGGAGGACCAGCTTCCCGTACTGCTGCCCGAGGACGTGGAGGTAGTGGACGTGGGCCGCTCCCCGTTGCTAGACCTGCCGGAGTGGCTCGAAACTACCTGCCCCACCTGTGGCGGCAAAGCGCGGCGCGAGGCCGAGACCATGGACACGTTCTTTTGCTCGTCTTGGTATTTTGATCGCTATTGCTCGCCTAACCACGACAATGCCCCCTTCGATCCCACGGACACGAACTACTGGATGCCCGTGGACCAATATATCGGAGGAATCGAGCACGCGTGCCTCCATCTGATCTACGCGCGCTTCTTCACCATGTTCCTGTCGGACATCGGCCTGATGAAACCCGAGGTTCGGGAACCGTTCACGAATCTCTTGACCCAGGGCATGGTGATCAAAGAAGGGGCCAAGATGTCGAAGTCGCTGGGTAACGTCGTGGACCCGACGGAGATCGTGAACAAGTACGGCGCGGATACCGTGCGCCTTTTCATCCTCTTCGCCGCTCCGCCCCAAAACGATTTGGACTGGTCGGAGCAAGGCGTAGAGGGAGCCCATCGTTTCCTGGGCCGAGTCTGGCGTTTCGTGGAGGAGAACTTGGAGAGCTTGACGCGAAAAAATACGCTAACAGATCCCGTGCCCATGGCGAGCCTTTCCGACTCAGCGCAGCGCGACTTCAAGCGCAAAATCCACAACACGATATTCGCGGTAACCCGGGACATCGACCAAGAAAAACAGTTCAACACCGCCATCGCTCGTCTGATGGAGCTGACCAACGCTCTCTACACCTTCGCGCCCAAACTGGAGCCGACGGACGACGTTGGGCACCGGCTGTTGCGCGAGGCCGTGGATGTTCTGCTGAACTGCCTTTCGCCCTTCAGCCCCCATATCGCCGAGGAGCTGTGGCAAATGCTGGGTAACGGTAACGAAAACCTCCTTTCACGAACACCCTGGCCCGTTCCCGAAGACGACGCCCTTGTGGCGGATTCCGTGACGATTGTCGTACAGGTGAACGGCAAGGTGCGGGCCAAGTTGCCTATGGCGGCGGGTTTGGATGAGGCCCAATTGAAGGAGGCCGTCTTTGCCGCTCCCCAGGTTCAGGAGAAAATCGCCGACAAGGAAATCCTCAAAATCATCGTTGTCCCCGATAAGCTGGTCAATATCGTCGTAAAAGGCTGA